A segment of the Chryseobacterium scophthalmum genome:
TTTCCCACGCATCTTTATTAATCGGTGTTTGAATTGCTCCCGGACAAATAGAATTAACTCTAATTTTATCTGCTCCATGTTCCTGAGCCAAAGTCTGCATCAGCATTTTTATAGCACCTTTACTTGCAGCATAATTTGCGTGACCCGCCCACGGAATAATTTCGTGAACCGAACTGATATGAATGATTTTTCCACAGGCAACAGAACGTGTTGTATCGATTCCCCGGCGGAGAAATTCTTTAATAGCTTCTCTCGAACACAAAAAATGCCCCCGAAGATTCACGCCCATTACCGTATCCCATTCTTCCAAAGTCATATCGATAAATTTGGCATCTTTCTGAATTCCAGCATTATTAACGAGAATATCAACGGTTCCGTATTCTGAAATTATGTCTGAAAACATTTTTACCACCTGATCTTCTTTAGAAACATCGCATTGGTAAACCATTCCGTTTCCGCCGTTTTTCTGAATTTCGTCTAAAACTTTTTGGGCTTCATCTTTAGATTTTTCAGATGAATGATTGATGATGACTGTTGCTCCAGCCGAAGCGATAGATTTTGCAATTCCGGTTCCGATTCCACTTGATGCGCCTGTAATAATGGCAACCTGATTTCTTAATGAAACTTCCATATTTTGATTTTAATGATGTTTAAAACCAATTGAAAGTATCACGCCAAACTGACTGTTTGATTTTTAAATTAATCTAAAATTTTAGACATCACAAATTGAGGTCCGCTTCTTCCGTCTATTTTTTTGCCGGCATAAACATAACCTTTTTTCGCATAAATTTGAAAAGCCAAATCATTTCTTTCATTAACCGACAAGACAATTTCATTGCAATCTTTAAAATGTTCTTTGATAAAATCATCCAGCACAATCATCACAGATTTACCGATTCCTTTTCCCTGAAATTCAGGATTTATAGACAACGATCGAAGTAAAACCGAATTGTGATTATCAGTTAATTCTAATTTATCATTCCCAAAATCTAGCACGCAAAAACCTGCTGCTTTTTCATCAGAAAAAATAGTAATCGGGTACGCAAAAAAATCATCATTTTGATTTCTTGCTTTAATTCTTTCCAAAGCCTGGTTTGGCAAAGCAGAAAACTGTGCCTGAATTTCATCAAGCTCATAATTTAATTCAGATAAATCTTTCGGTTTAAAAAACTGTAAATCAACCATAATTTAATGATGATAAATATCGTTGTACATTACGCCGGCTTTTATTTCTACCGGAAGTTTATTTTCTTCAGGAACAATCGGGCAATTGTAATCATAAGCATTATAGGCACAGAAAGGTTGATAAGACTGATTAAAATCTAACACAATCGTGTTGCCTTTCGGTATTTTTAAATCCATATATTTTCCACCGCCGTAAGTTTCTTTTTGATTGGTTTCATCACGAAAAGGCAAGAAAAGATGATCCTTATATTTTTCCATTTTCATCAGATCTAAACTTTGATAAATCGTTAAAGTATAAGATTTTCCGTCATTCGTAAAGTGGGCCTTCCCGTATTCCTGATACAATTTCGATTTTCCTGAAGAAGTGGGTAGATCAAAAGGTTCAGGGTTTTCATTTTTAACAAAATCAGCAATTACACGGTATTTTAAATCAATCGGAAAGAAAGGATGTGCCTTAAAATTTTTAAAATTATCACCTCTTAAAGGACTTTCTTTTGGATTTAAATATTCCTTATTCAAATCTTTCTGAAATTTTTCTATTTCAAGTTTTTCAGGATCTGAACTTGTATGAATAATTGATTTTCTTTCAGACTTCTTAAAGCTCGACAACTTCTTTTTCTGAGAAAACACAAGAAGTGGAAAGATAGCCAAGAATACAAATATAATTTTCTTCATTTTAGTTTAATTAATTGGTAAAAGATTTCTCATTCTCTGATTTCATTGGAAATGGCAGAAAATTTTATTCTGAAATTTTTATTCGGTAAATATCTGATGAATTTCTTTTGATAGATTTTACAAAAAAACCACCTTCTTCCGGAATTATTTCTTTAAAATCAAAGCTTTTGCAATCTTTTGGTAAGCCTGAAAATACTAATGTGAACCAAAAATCTTTCATAAACGGAACAACCGTCCAGTTTGGGTAAATCGTAATATTTTCAACGTGAATCAGTTTACTTTTGTGACTTGAGCTATTATCAACAAGGTAAGTGGTATTCCAAATTCTGATTAAATTTCCCAAGAAAGGTGATGCGGGAAAACAGCAATGTACAATCACCTGCTTTTCTTCTTCAATTTTTGTCTGAAGAGCTTCAAGGATTTCCTTCGCAATAATCGGTTTTGAAATAACTTCCATCTTGGTATGAGTAATGATTAATTGATAATAGGCAATAAATAACTTTACAAAATTACTTATTACCCATTACTTATCACTTATATTTAATGCTTAAGCTCTAATTTTTCTTTGCTGTGAGCTCTCATTCTTTTTGCCAGTTCAGGATTTTCGGATAATTTTTGTCCGTATGACGGGATCATTTCCAACAATTTATCTTTCCATTCTCCTTTTAGTTTTTCAGGGAAACATTTTTCTAAAACATTCAACATTGCAAAAACTGCAGTTGACGCTCCCGGAGAAGCTCCTAAAAGTGAGGCAATCGTTCCTTTATCATTTACAACAACCTCGGTTCCGAATTCTAATTTACCTCCTAATTTATCATCTTTTTTAATAATCTGAACACGCTGTCCTGCAACTTTCAGTTCCCAGTCTTCTTCTTTTGCATCTTTCACAAACTCTCTCAAATGTTGTATTCTTTGAGCTTTTGTCATCGCAACCTGTTGAATCAGATATTTTGTCAACGGAATATTATGCCACCAAGCTCCGAATAATGAACGGAGATTTTTAGTATTGACACTTTCAGGTAAATCAAGATAGCTTCCTTCTTTCAAAAATTTTGTTGAAAAACCAGCAAAAGGACCAAAAAGCAATGCTTTTTTACCATCAATAATTCTCAAATCCAAATGCGGAACAGACATTGGCGGTGCATCAACTGTCGCTTGAGTATAAACTTTTGCCTGATGTTGCGCTACCAATTCCTGATTATGCGTAACCAACCATTCTCCGGAAACCGGAAAACCGCCGTAACCTGCACTTTCTTTAATATCAGAACTGTCGAGCAAAGGCAATGCATAACCTCCTGCTCCAATAAAAACAAAATCTGCAACAACTTCCTGTTTATGATTGTTGATGCGATCTTTTACTTTCATTTCCCATTTCCCATTTTCTCTGGGATCGATATCTTTTACTTCGTGATACAAGAAAACTTCTACATGAGAATCTTCTACAAGATGACGTCCCATTTTTCGGGTTAATGTCCCAAAATTGACATCAGTTCCGATATTCATTTTAGTAGCTGCCAAAACTTCAGACTGATTTCTTTTGCTCATTACCAAAGGAATCCATTCTCTCAAAGTATCATGGTCGGTAGAAAATTCCATTTCTGAAAAGAGAGGTGAATTTTTCATTGCTTCATGTCTTTTTCTAAGATATTCTGCATCTTTTTCACCAAAAACCAAACTCATGTGAGCGCAAGAATTAATAAATTCCTGAGGATTCTGAATGTATTTATTGTCAACTAAATAAGACCAAAACTGTTTTGAAATTTCAAACTGTTCTGCAATTTTTTCAGCTTTTGAAATATCTATACCTCCGTCTTCTTTTTCGGGTGTATAATTGAGTTCACAAAATGCAGAGTGACCAGTTCCTGCATTGTTCCATGCAGCAGTACTTTCTTTGGCAAATCTTCCCAGCCTTTCGAAAATAGCAATATCTAAATTGGGATCAAACTCGTGAAGTAAAGTGGCTAAAGTAACACTCATAATTCCGCCTCCTATAAGCACAATATCATACTTTGGCTTAGGCGTTCTATTGGTAATTGAATGTGGCATTGTGTGAATTTTAATACGAATTTCGGGAAAAGTTTTAGATTAAAATAAGATTTAACTATTTAATTCTGTGCCAAAAATAAAATTATTATCAGCCCAGCGAAGACGATGGAAATTATCAATTTCAAATAATAGAGGCGATATATCTAACAAAAAAAAACACCAGTGAAGATCACTGATGTTTTATATATTTTGAAATGAAATTAGTTCTAATTTAGCTTTGCCGTTAGTTTTCTAAATTGTTTTTCAGCATTTTTACCTTCATATAAAATTCCGTAAACAGTATCAATGATCGGTAATTCTAATTTTTTCTGTTTTGCTGTTTTGTAAATAGAATCTGCAGCATAATATCCTTCTGCAACCATGTTCATCGACTGAATCGCAGATTTTACGGTATATCCTTTTCCGATAAGATTTCCTAAATTTCTGTTTCTTGAAAACAATGAATATGCTGTAACCAGTAAATCTCCCAAATAAGCACTTTCGTTAACATCTCTTGGAGCCTCATAAATCGCTTCAAGGAAAGTTTCCATCTCTCTAATCGCATTCGATACAAAAACAGCCGTAAAGTTATCACCATAACCCAAACCGCTTGCAATACCTGCTCCGATTGCGAAAATATTTTTAAGAATCGCACTGTATTCGTTTCCTAAAATATCTTTGCTGGA
Coding sequences within it:
- a CDS encoding GNAT family N-acetyltransferase; this translates as MVDLQFFKPKDLSELNYELDEIQAQFSALPNQALERIKARNQNDDFFAYPITIFSDEKAAGFCVLDFGNDKLELTDNHNSVLLRSLSINPEFQGKGIGKSVMIVLDDFIKEHFKDCNEIVLSVNERNDLAFQIYAKKGYVYAGKKIDGRSGPQFVMSKILD
- a CDS encoding DUF1684 domain-containing protein, yielding MKKIIFVFLAIFPLLVFSQKKKLSSFKKSERKSIIHTSSDPEKLEIEKFQKDLNKEYLNPKESPLRGDNFKNFKAHPFFPIDLKYRVIADFVKNENPEPFDLPTSSGKSKLYQEYGKAHFTNDGKSYTLTIYQSLDLMKMEKYKDHLFLPFRDETNQKETYGGGKYMDLKIPKGNTIVLDFNQSYQPFCAYNAYDYNCPIVPEENKLPVEIKAGVMYNDIYHH
- the mqo gene encoding malate dehydrogenase (quinone), with translation MPHSITNRTPKPKYDIVLIGGGIMSVTLATLLHEFDPNLDIAIFERLGRFAKESTAAWNNAGTGHSAFCELNYTPEKEDGGIDISKAEKIAEQFEISKQFWSYLVDNKYIQNPQEFINSCAHMSLVFGEKDAEYLRKRHEAMKNSPLFSEMEFSTDHDTLREWIPLVMSKRNQSEVLAATKMNIGTDVNFGTLTRKMGRHLVEDSHVEVFLYHEVKDIDPRENGKWEMKVKDRINNHKQEVVADFVFIGAGGYALPLLDSSDIKESAGYGGFPVSGEWLVTHNQELVAQHQAKVYTQATVDAPPMSVPHLDLRIIDGKKALLFGPFAGFSTKFLKEGSYLDLPESVNTKNLRSLFGAWWHNIPLTKYLIQQVAMTKAQRIQHLREFVKDAKEEDWELKVAGQRVQIIKKDDKLGGKLEFGTEVVVNDKGTIASLLGASPGASTAVFAMLNVLEKCFPEKLKGEWKDKLLEMIPSYGQKLSENPELAKRMRAHSKEKLELKH
- a CDS encoding glucose 1-dehydrogenase, which translates into the protein MEVSLRNQVAIITGASSGIGTGIAKSIASAGATVIINHSSEKSKDEAQKVLDEIQKNGGNGMVYQCDVSKEDQVVKMFSDIISEYGTVDILVNNAGIQKDAKFIDMTLEEWDTVMGVNLRGHFLCSREAIKEFLRRGIDTTRSVACGKIIHISSVHEIIPWAGHANYAASKGAIKMLMQTLAQEHGADKIRVNSICPGAIQTPINKDAWETPEAMNDLMKLIPYNRIGQPEDVGNLAAFLASDLADYISGTSIFIDGGMTSLESFSNGG